The Apium graveolens cultivar Ventura chromosome 6, ASM990537v1, whole genome shotgun sequence genome contains a region encoding:
- the LOC141666170 gene encoding YTH domain-containing protein ECT3-like — translation MHLHLLSKDERYVDCIEKGPHVPRRASTDTEGAVGNDQLQILSPRDQYNKEDFQTNYDNAKFYVIKSIGEDDIHKSIKYSVWSSTNHGNGKLNDVFCKNNRTKVKVNRGGQFVGVVEMIGRVDFVKTLDFWKSKNWNGFFPVKWHIIKDVSNRQLSHIIIERINRHVTHTRDLQEIGLQKGLEMLRIFKNYTAMTSMLDDINFYDKRERSIRLGR, via the exons atgcacctacatcttctttcaaAAGATGAAAGGTATGTCGATTGTATAGAGAAGGGTCCTCACGTTCCACGAAGAGCTTCTACAGATACTGAAGGTGCTGTAGGCAATGACCAGCTTCAGATCTTATCACCAAGAGATCAATACAACAAAGAAGATTTCCAGACAAACTATGATAATGCCAAGTTTTATGTCATCAAGTCAATTGGTGAAGATGACATACATAAAAGCATTAAATACAGTGTCTGGTCAAGTACCAATCATGGTAATGGGAAACTGAATGACGTTTTTTGTAAAAACAACAGGACAAAAGTGAAG GTCAATAGGGGTGGGCAGTTTGTAGGCGTGGTTGAAATGATTGGAAGGGTGGACTTTGTCAAAACACTAGACTTTTGGAAGAGCAAAAACTGGAATGGGTTCTTTCCAGTGAAGTGGCACATAATTAAGGATGTTTCCAACAGACAACTGAGTCATATTATCATTGAGAGAATTAATAGACATGTAACACATACCAGGGATCTGCAGGAG ATTGGACTCCAAAAAGGTTTAGAAATGCTAAGAATTTTCAAGAACTATACAGCAATGACATCAATGCTGGATGATATCAACTTCTATGATAAGAGGGAGCGGAGCATTCGCTTAGGGCGATGA